From a single Nicotiana tabacum cultivar K326 chromosome 8, ASM71507v2, whole genome shotgun sequence genomic region:
- the LOC142163311 gene encoding uncharacterized protein LOC142163311: MDNYTPKLKFNKALWKFPMQGWTKINIDGASRGNPGRSSIGFCLRNEHGDLLFTCVKEIQQVTNTQAETKAILEAFKHSRAAGIHNIWVETDSMLLKNVIEGDWKPLWVIEEEVKEIRQLLSISNGIILHIYREGKKLADHLTNYALNQGNFECHSFMQLDTQGRRLISGDKLQFPFLRVNVKEIREKHS; encoded by the exons ATGGATAATTACACTCCTAAACTGAAGTTTAACAAAGCGCTATGGAAATTTCCAATGCAAGGCTGGACGAAAATAAATATAGATGGGGCATCGAGAGGTAACCCTGGGAGGAGTTCAATTGGATTTTGTTTGAGAAATGAGCATGGAGATCTGTTATTTACGTGTGTCAAGGAAATACAACAAGTGACAAATACACAAGCAGAAACGAAAGCTATACTTGAGGCATTTAAACATAGCAGGGCTGCAGGTATACACAATATCTGGGTGGAAACCGACTCAATGTTACTCAAAAATGTGATAGAAGGAGATTGGAAGCCACTTTGGGTCATAGAGGAAGAAGTGAAGGAGATAAGGCAGTTGTTGTCAATAAGCAATGGCATAATATTGCATATATATCGAGAGGGGAAGAAATTAGCTGACCATCTGACTAACTATGCTCTCAATCAAGGGAACTTTGAATGTCACTCTTTCATGCAACTAGACACACAAGGGAGGAGGCTAATTAGCGGGGATAAATTGCAATTCCCTTTCTTGAGAGTCAACGTG AAAGAGATACGGGAAAAACACTCCTAA